The stretch of DNA TGTGAGGATTTTTGAGGGCAATGACGGTCCGTTTGTGTCAATGCCTTCCCGTAAGGCAGGAGCCAAATATGAGGATATTTGTTTCCCGATTACAAAAGAGGGAAGAGAAAATCTCCACAGTGCGGTGCTTGAAGCATACGAACAGAAATTAACACAGCAGGAGGAGCAGAACCATGAAGAGGGGAAAGAAACAAAAAAGGCAGGGAATAAAAAGTCTCAAAAGCGTTCAGACGGACAAAAAACTGCCGAAAGCAATACCGAATTGCAGGCGGATCAGAATGAACAGACCGAGGCAGCCCCGGTAATGAATATGTGAGGTGAACAGCTATGGCGGTGGAATTTTACCGTTATTCATACAGGACAGCGGAGCAT from Qingrenia yutianensis encodes:
- a CDS encoding SpoVG family protein, encoding MKYKEIVNLINKPGSLKGVASVSINDEFVVKGVRIFEGNDGPFVSMPSRKAGAKYEDICFPITKEGRENLHSAVLEAYEQKLTQQEEQNHEEGKETKKAGNKKSQKRSDGQKTAESNTELQADQNEQTEAAPVMNM